A single Vigna radiata var. radiata cultivar VC1973A chromosome 8, Vradiata_ver6, whole genome shotgun sequence DNA region contains:
- the LOC106772746 gene encoding probable inactive histone-lysine N-methyltransferase SUVR2 isoform X1: MAPNKRVVAAYRAMGSLGIDESKVKSALKKLLKVFDKNWELIEAENYRVLVDAIFEEDDNMVPEEKKKIRSDDVHDTHHSLPSFSNNQEDETECEETQMNNERPQPLKRLRLRGQDCQPLRPMTNIATSPPSKRPKLEDNALHQGSSGMKPQNKPESSDGNPRIEAPLVRPPDDIVDKGKQPASAQVLQRGRELTSGRSSPSTPSKERTVKSGKFLMPNNTIPRTQALIIPKDEPVDEVPDYGMPIAVILPEPSCVRDSSFSNGVAGKHVNHDTVTSSAFRNRVRDEDVLPTSNEEATCNVEIASSTLGEVKLSLSCSSALWGSNFHMPSRDELIEMMEAKCLRSYKIADPNFSVMKLLMDVCNCMLELGNNSNNGPEGSTGTSNVVDVSKELQEPDTVSVERNKDFDILSHVSNGSINVNPSAALVSPQSFLPRTDLIGLNDAILVSKMDQTKYDFLQCNVKKELEDSMSPNSHSLVIVPQHQLTSDDIRSFYDAIDLTKGEENVEIPWVNEYTNDFPASFNYIPRNLVFQDAYVNISLSRIGSEDCCSTCMGNCVLSPCACANKTGGEFAYSSQGLLREQFLEECIATSRNPQNHLFYCKICPLEKSKNDGGLEPCKGHIKRKFIKECWSKCGCGKQCGNRIIQRGITCKLQVFFTSEGKGWGLRTLEDLPKGAFVCEFVGEILSIKELHERNMKCTGKGKHTYPVLLDANWDSGYMKNKEALCLDSASFGNIARFINHRCFDANLVEIPVEVEDPGHYYYHFAFFTTRKIAALEELTWVSKLVSDYGIDFDDHDHPIKLFQCSCGSKFCRHIKRSNRSSRSASISG, translated from the exons GTGCccgaagagaaaaagaaaatccgGTCTGACGATGTACATGACACTCATCATTCTTTGCCTTCCTTTTCAAACAACCAGGAAGATGAGACAGAATGTGAAGAGACTCAGATGAATAATGAAAGACCCCAACCTTTAAAAAGGCTGCGATTAAGAGGCCAGGACTGTCAGCCTTTGCGTCCTATGACTAACATTGCCACCAGCCCTCCTTCGAAAAGGCCTAAATTAGAAGATAATGCACTACACCAGGGTTCTTCTGGGATGAAACCTCAAAACAAGCCAGAGTCATCTGATGGCAATCCAAGGATTGAAGCACCGTTAGTTAGACCACCAGATGacattgttgataagggaaagCAACCTGCATCAGCCCAAGTTTTGCAAAGAGGAAGAGAACTTACATCTGGAAGATCGTCCCCATCCACACCATCTAAAGAACGAACAGTTAAATCGGGGAAGTTTTTGATGCCAAACAACACAATACCTCGTACGCAGGCACTTATCATACCCAAGGACGAGCCTGTTGATGAAGTGCCTGACTATGGAATGCCCATTGCAGTGATTCTTCCTG AACCATCATGCGTAAGGGACTCATCATTCAGTAATGGTGTAGCTGGAAAGCATGTCAACCATGATACTGTGACATCATCAGCATTCAGAAATAGAGTCAGAGATGAAGATGTTCTTCCTACCTCAAATGAAGAAGCCACATGTAATGTAGAGATAGCCTCATCAACTCTTGGAGAAGTAAAACTTTCTTTGAGCTGCAGCTCAGCACTTTGGGGATCAAATTTTCACATGCCTAGTCGAGATGAACTCATAGAAATGATGGAGGCGAAATGCCTGCGTTCATATAAAATTGCTGACCCAAATTTCTCTGTTATGAAACTGTTGATGGATGTATGTAATTGCATGTTGGAACTCGGAAACAATTCTAATAATGGTCCAGAAGGTTCTACAGGGACATCCAATGTTGTTGATGTGTCAAAGGAATTACAAGAACCTGACACAGTGAGTGTGGAAAGAAACAAAGATTTCGACATCCTTTCTCATGTTTCAAATGGATCCATCAATGTTAATCCTTCTGCTGCATTGGTTTCTCCCCAAAGTTTCCTTCCTCGTACTGACCTGATTGGTCTGAATGATGCTATCTTGGTTTCCAAGATGGACcaaacaaaatatgattttttacaATGTAATGTAAAGAAGGAGCTGGAAGATTctatgtctccaaattcacaTAGTTTAGTGATTGTTCCACAGCATCAGCTGACATCTGATGATATAAGGTCTTTTTATGATGCTATTGACCTCacaaaaggagaagaaaatgttgaaattcCTTGGGTGAATGAATATACTAATGATTTCCCAGCATCCTTTAACTACATACCCCGAAACCTTGTGTTCCAAGATGCTTATGTTAACATTTCTCTATCACGTATTGGCAGTGAGGACTGTTGTTCAACTTGTATGGGCAATTGTGTCTTGTCACCATGTGCTTGTGCAAATAAAACTGGTGGTGAATTTGCTTATAGTTCTCAAGGCCTACTGAGGGAACAATTTTTGGAAGAATGCATTGCCACTAGTCGCAATCCACaaaaccatttattttattgcaaaATTTGCCCACTTGAAAAATCTAAGAATGATGGTGGTTTAGAACCTTGTAAAGGACACATAAAGAGGAAGTTTATTAAAGAATGCTGGAGCAAATGTGGCTGTGGGAAACAGTGTGGAAATCGGATTATCCAGCGAGGAATAACTTGCAAATTGCAG GTGTTTTTCACTTCAGAAGGTAAAGGATGGGGTCTTCGTACCTTAGAGGACCTGCCTAAAGGTGCATTTGTATGTGAGTTTGTTGGAgaaattttatctattaaagAGTTGCACGAGAGGAACATGAAATGCACTGGAAAAGGGAAACATACATACCCAGTGCTACTGGATGCAAATTGGGATTCAGGATATATGAAGAACAAAGAAGCTCTATGCTTGGATTCAGCTTCGTTTGGCAACATTGctaggtttatcaatcacag ATGTTTTGATGCAAACTTGGTTGAAATCCCAGTTGAAGTTGAGGATCCTGGTCATTATTACTACCAT TTTGCTTTTTTTACTACTAGAAAAATAGCAGCACTTGAGGAGCTAACATGGGTGAGCAAGCTTGTTAGT GATTATGGCATCGACTTTGATGATCATGATCATCCTATCAAGCTTTTCCAGTGCAGTTGTGGCAGTAAATTCTGCAGGCATATAAAGAGGTCAAACA GATCCAGTAGATCTGCGTCAATATCCGGATGA
- the LOC106769947 gene encoding uncharacterized protein LOC106769947, translated as MSSCTSCAFSSSLLLVNPPPRASRNDIRRSLRMSLNNDNTNSNFTSSSLLNSVTKLLWGQSLPPGILVATVRTAWNSAWGLMMSQLAPSDSSGGYSRPASKFRILGSLSPGTLHLYVGLACPWAHRTLIVRALKGLEEAVPVSVASPGMDGSWEFKGVGGAHSGSIGPSLDKANGCRTLKEVYGLRRGGYDGRSTVPMLWDKGSKEVVCNESYDIIQLFNSGLNSMAGKPELDLSPPELKEEIEEWYRIIYPNVNNGVYRCGFAQSQEAYDRSVNELFCTLDRLEDHLANSRYLCGDQFTLVDICLFTTLIRFDLAYNVLFRCTKKKLSEYANLHAYMRDIYQIPKVAATCNFTEIMDGYYKTLFPLNPGSIRPVMPSTSDHQFLCRPHGRESLSSATPAIFLY; from the exons ATGTCGTCGTGTACTAGTTgtgctttttcttcttcccttctccTGGTGAATCCTCCGCCGAGAGCTTCCCGCAACGACATCCGTCGAAGCCTAAGGATGTCACTCAACAACGACAACACTAATTCAAACTTCACATCTTCATCGTTGCTCAATTCAGTTACAAAATTGCTGTGGGGACAGTCTCTTCCGCCGGGGATCCTCGTCGCCACGGTGCGCACGGCCTGGAACTCCGCGTGGGGGCTCATGATGTCCCAGCTTGCTCCCTCCGACTCCTCCGGCGGGTATTCGAGGCCCGCATCCAAATTCCGAATCTTGGGCTCTCTTTCTCCGGGCACCCTCCACCTGTACGTGGGCCTGGCGTGCCCGTGGGCCCACCGGACTCTGATAGTGCGGGCATTGAAGGGGCTGGAAGAGGCGGTGCCCGTGTCGGTTGCGTCGCCGGGGATGGACGGGTCGTGGGAGTTCAAAGGGGTGGGCGGGGCTCATTCGGGTTCGATTGGGCCAAGTTTGGATAAGGCGAACGGGTGCAGAACGTTGAAGGAAGTATACGGGCTTCGTAGAGGGGGGTATGATGGGAGATCGACGGTGCCAATGTTGTGGGATAAGGGTTCGAAGGAGGTTGTGTGCAACGAGAGCTACGATATTATTCAGTTGTTTAACTCCGGGTTGAATAGCATGGCGGGGAAGCCCGAGTTGGATCTGTCGCCCCCTGAATTGAAGGAAGAGATTGAGGAATGGTATCGAATCATATATCCGAATGTGAATAACGGGGTTTATAG GTGTGGGTTTGCACAGAGCCAAGAGGCGTATGATAGATCGGTGAATGAGTTGTTTTGTACACTTGACAGATTGGAGGATCACTTGGCCAATTCCCGCTACTTGTGTGGAGATCAATTCACCCTTGTGGATATATGTCTGTTTACCACTCTCATTCGCTTTGATCTTGCGTATAATGTTTTGTTTAGATGCACCAAGAAGAAGCTCTCTGAGTATGCCAATCTTCATGCCTACATGCGTGACATTTATCAG ATTCCCAAGGTCGCAGCTACTTGCAATTTTACAGAAATTATGGATGGTTACTACAAAACCCTTTTTCCTTTGAACCCAGGGAGCATTAGACCGGTCATGCCTTCTACTTCTGACCACCAATTCCTTTGCAGGCCTCATGGAAGGGAATCGCTGTCATCAGCTACACCAGCCATCTTTTTGTATTAG
- the LOC106772746 gene encoding probable inactive histone-lysine N-methyltransferase SUVR2 isoform X2, protein MAPNKRVVAAYRAMGSLGIDESKVKSALKKLLKVFDKNWELIEAENYRVLVDAIFEEDDNMVPEEKKKIRSDDVHDTHHSLPSFSNNQEDETECEETQMNNERPQPLKRLRLRGQDCQPLRPMTNIATSPPSKRPKLEDNALHQGSSGMKPQNKPESSDGNPRIEAPLVRPPDDIVDKGKQPASAQVLQRGRELTSGRSSPSTPSKERTVKSGKFLMPNNTIPRTQALIIPKDEPVDEVPDYGMPIAVILPEPSCVRDSSFSNGVAGKHVNHDTVTSSAFRNRVRDEDVLPTSNEEATCNVEIASSTLGEVKLSLSCSSALWGSNFHMPSRDELIEMMEAKCLRSYKIADPNFSVMKLLMDVCNCMLELGNNSNNGPEGSTGTSNVVDVSKELQEPDTVSVERNKDFDILSHVSNGSINVNPSAALVSPQSFLPRTDLIGLNDAILVSKMDQTKYDFLQCNVKKELEDSMSPNSHSLVIVPQHQLTSDDIRSFYDAIDLTKGEENVEIPWVNEYTNDFPASFNYIPRNLVFQDAYVNISLSRIGSEDCCSTCMGNCVLSPCACANKTGGEFAYSSQGLLREQFLEECIATSRNPQNHLFYCKICPLEKSKNDGGLEPCKGHIKRKFIKECWSKCGCGKQCGNRIIQRGITCKLQVFFTSEGKGWGLRTLEDLPKGAFVCEFVGEILSIKELHERNMKCTGKGKHTYPVLLDANWDSGYMKNKEALCLDSASFGNIARFINHRCFDANLVEIPVEVEDPGHYYYHFAFFTTRKIAALEELTWDYGIDFDDHDHPIKLFQCSCGSKFCRHIKRSNRSSRSASISG, encoded by the exons GTGCccgaagagaaaaagaaaatccgGTCTGACGATGTACATGACACTCATCATTCTTTGCCTTCCTTTTCAAACAACCAGGAAGATGAGACAGAATGTGAAGAGACTCAGATGAATAATGAAAGACCCCAACCTTTAAAAAGGCTGCGATTAAGAGGCCAGGACTGTCAGCCTTTGCGTCCTATGACTAACATTGCCACCAGCCCTCCTTCGAAAAGGCCTAAATTAGAAGATAATGCACTACACCAGGGTTCTTCTGGGATGAAACCTCAAAACAAGCCAGAGTCATCTGATGGCAATCCAAGGATTGAAGCACCGTTAGTTAGACCACCAGATGacattgttgataagggaaagCAACCTGCATCAGCCCAAGTTTTGCAAAGAGGAAGAGAACTTACATCTGGAAGATCGTCCCCATCCACACCATCTAAAGAACGAACAGTTAAATCGGGGAAGTTTTTGATGCCAAACAACACAATACCTCGTACGCAGGCACTTATCATACCCAAGGACGAGCCTGTTGATGAAGTGCCTGACTATGGAATGCCCATTGCAGTGATTCTTCCTG AACCATCATGCGTAAGGGACTCATCATTCAGTAATGGTGTAGCTGGAAAGCATGTCAACCATGATACTGTGACATCATCAGCATTCAGAAATAGAGTCAGAGATGAAGATGTTCTTCCTACCTCAAATGAAGAAGCCACATGTAATGTAGAGATAGCCTCATCAACTCTTGGAGAAGTAAAACTTTCTTTGAGCTGCAGCTCAGCACTTTGGGGATCAAATTTTCACATGCCTAGTCGAGATGAACTCATAGAAATGATGGAGGCGAAATGCCTGCGTTCATATAAAATTGCTGACCCAAATTTCTCTGTTATGAAACTGTTGATGGATGTATGTAATTGCATGTTGGAACTCGGAAACAATTCTAATAATGGTCCAGAAGGTTCTACAGGGACATCCAATGTTGTTGATGTGTCAAAGGAATTACAAGAACCTGACACAGTGAGTGTGGAAAGAAACAAAGATTTCGACATCCTTTCTCATGTTTCAAATGGATCCATCAATGTTAATCCTTCTGCTGCATTGGTTTCTCCCCAAAGTTTCCTTCCTCGTACTGACCTGATTGGTCTGAATGATGCTATCTTGGTTTCCAAGATGGACcaaacaaaatatgattttttacaATGTAATGTAAAGAAGGAGCTGGAAGATTctatgtctccaaattcacaTAGTTTAGTGATTGTTCCACAGCATCAGCTGACATCTGATGATATAAGGTCTTTTTATGATGCTATTGACCTCacaaaaggagaagaaaatgttgaaattcCTTGGGTGAATGAATATACTAATGATTTCCCAGCATCCTTTAACTACATACCCCGAAACCTTGTGTTCCAAGATGCTTATGTTAACATTTCTCTATCACGTATTGGCAGTGAGGACTGTTGTTCAACTTGTATGGGCAATTGTGTCTTGTCACCATGTGCTTGTGCAAATAAAACTGGTGGTGAATTTGCTTATAGTTCTCAAGGCCTACTGAGGGAACAATTTTTGGAAGAATGCATTGCCACTAGTCGCAATCCACaaaaccatttattttattgcaaaATTTGCCCACTTGAAAAATCTAAGAATGATGGTGGTTTAGAACCTTGTAAAGGACACATAAAGAGGAAGTTTATTAAAGAATGCTGGAGCAAATGTGGCTGTGGGAAACAGTGTGGAAATCGGATTATCCAGCGAGGAATAACTTGCAAATTGCAG GTGTTTTTCACTTCAGAAGGTAAAGGATGGGGTCTTCGTACCTTAGAGGACCTGCCTAAAGGTGCATTTGTATGTGAGTTTGTTGGAgaaattttatctattaaagAGTTGCACGAGAGGAACATGAAATGCACTGGAAAAGGGAAACATACATACCCAGTGCTACTGGATGCAAATTGGGATTCAGGATATATGAAGAACAAAGAAGCTCTATGCTTGGATTCAGCTTCGTTTGGCAACATTGctaggtttatcaatcacag ATGTTTTGATGCAAACTTGGTTGAAATCCCAGTTGAAGTTGAGGATCCTGGTCATTATTACTACCAT TTTGCTTTTTTTACTACTAGAAAAATAGCAGCACTTGAGGAGCTAACATGG GATTATGGCATCGACTTTGATGATCATGATCATCCTATCAAGCTTTTCCAGTGCAGTTGTGGCAGTAAATTCTGCAGGCATATAAAGAGGTCAAACA GATCCAGTAGATCTGCGTCAATATCCGGATGA